The proteins below come from a single Corynebacterium glyciniphilum AJ 3170 genomic window:
- a CDS encoding DUF3515 domain-containing protein has product MSSRSKVTDQGSSTAGHGIVRRRGAVLALLIAVVFVVFVLVGAKILVDRSVYTPVAMGPVDAPAADSATCAEITDDLPDRIGDYRDVGVVDPAPDGSAGYRDSGGTELSLRCGVNAPGQYTLLSSVQDSGGEQWLQIADATPGSELTTWYSVGHSPVVAVTTDGRISASDLSDLGEVIARHGDSANAPAPADVPLADQSATHSDDCSALENALPDNLGEYRRLAPDSVSPDTAEAIDGSLVWVADGREPVVLRCGVDLPDSYEAGAQLTQIDEVPWFQDTALAEGSTAGVWYALGYADTVAVSLPLDAGNSVLTAVSEAIDDTLERTAEQ; this is encoded by the coding sequence ATGTCTTCACGGTCTAAGGTCACCGATCAGGGTAGCAGCACCGCCGGACACGGAATCGTCCGACGCAGGGGAGCCGTCCTGGCGCTGTTGATCGCGGTGGTGTTCGTTGTCTTCGTTCTCGTCGGCGCGAAGATCCTGGTGGACCGCAGCGTCTACACACCAGTGGCCATGGGCCCGGTGGATGCACCAGCCGCCGACAGTGCCACCTGCGCCGAAATCACCGACGATCTTCCCGACCGGATCGGGGACTACCGGGACGTGGGCGTCGTCGACCCCGCGCCGGACGGGAGCGCCGGTTACCGCGACAGCGGTGGCACCGAGCTCTCCCTGCGATGCGGTGTCAACGCACCCGGGCAGTACACCCTGCTCAGCTCCGTCCAGGACAGTGGCGGCGAACAATGGCTTCAGATCGCCGACGCGACCCCCGGGTCCGAACTGACCACCTGGTATTCGGTCGGACACTCCCCCGTCGTCGCAGTCACCACTGACGGCAGGATCTCCGCCAGCGATCTCAGTGACCTGGGCGAGGTCATCGCCCGTCACGGCGACAGCGCCAACGCTCCGGCACCTGCAGATGTCCCGCTGGCAGACCAGTCCGCCACGCACAGCGACGACTGTTCTGCGCTGGAGAACGCGCTGCCGGACAATCTCGGCGAGTACCGACGTCTTGCCCCTGACAGCGTGTCGCCGGATACCGCCGAAGCCATCGACGGATCTCTGGTATGGGTCGCCGATGGCCGTGAACCGGTCGTCCTGCGGTGTGGTGTGGACCTCCCGGACAGCTACGAGGCCGGCGCACAGCTGACCCAGATCGACGAGGTCCCCTGGTTCCAGGACACCGCACTGGCAGAAGGGTCGACCGCGGGGGTCTGGTACGCGCTGGGATACGCCGACACCGTGGCGGTGTCCCTGCCGCTGGATGCCGGCAACAGTGTGCTCACCGCTGTCTCCGAGGCCATCGACGACACCCTGGAGCGCACTGCCGAGCAGTAA
- a CDS encoding thiamine-phosphate kinase: protein MTGKAPGKLTVAQAGEAATIAAIREAAPSEINGDDAAVLDPAPPNSRHLATTDVLVEGVHFRFDWSSPFEVGAKAVTQNFADIQAMGGRPTAVLMSLAAPAYLGLEVVSEIARGVGECAAPWAVELVGGDVVSSTQLVVSLTAIGVLAGPDPAMTIDGALPGHEVIASGVIGHAAAGEAILRYFGSRDAVPDNAVLQDLVHRHCAPELVVGRGSVARAAGVSSMTDNSDGLLRDLTTLATRSGVSLDLDGAALTPDAQLYYAGEVLGVDPWEWVLTGGEDHTLIGTTAQQVPAGYRTLGTVREAGGAPAVTVDGQPPIYTGGWDSLG, encoded by the coding sequence ATGACGGGAAAGGCACCAGGGAAGCTCACCGTGGCGCAGGCGGGCGAGGCGGCGACGATCGCGGCGATTCGTGAAGCAGCCCCCAGCGAGATCAACGGTGACGACGCGGCGGTGCTCGACCCGGCTCCGCCGAACTCCCGCCACCTCGCGACCACGGACGTCTTGGTGGAGGGAGTGCACTTCCGTTTCGACTGGTCGAGCCCGTTCGAGGTCGGCGCAAAGGCGGTGACCCAGAATTTCGCGGACATCCAGGCGATGGGTGGACGGCCGACAGCGGTGCTGATGTCCTTGGCGGCGCCTGCGTACCTGGGGCTGGAGGTCGTCTCCGAGATTGCCCGTGGCGTCGGGGAATGTGCAGCACCGTGGGCTGTGGAACTTGTCGGAGGCGATGTGGTCTCCTCAACTCAGCTCGTGGTGTCGCTGACCGCGATCGGAGTATTGGCGGGGCCGGATCCTGCGATGACCATTGACGGAGCACTCCCCGGCCACGAGGTGATCGCCAGTGGGGTGATCGGGCATGCTGCTGCAGGGGAGGCGATCCTGCGCTACTTCGGCTCGCGGGACGCTGTCCCGGACAATGCTGTGCTGCAGGACCTGGTGCACCGGCACTGCGCACCGGAGCTGGTGGTGGGGCGTGGTTCGGTGGCGCGCGCCGCGGGGGTGTCGTCGATGACGGACAACTCCGACGGCCTGCTGCGGGATCTGACGACGCTCGCGACGCGTTCGGGGGTCAGTCTGGACCTTGACGGCGCTGCGTTGACACCGGACGCCCAGCTCTACTACGCAGGTGAGGTTCTCGGGGTGGATCCGTGGGAGTGGGTGCTCACCGGCGGTGAGGACCACACCCTGATCGGCACCACTGCGCAGCAGGTCCCGGCCGGGTACAGGACCCTCGGAACGGTGCGCGAGGCCGGTGGGGCCCCGGCGGTGACCGTGGACGGTCAGCCACCGATCTACACCGGAGGATGGGATTCCCTTGGCTGA
- a CDS encoding uracil-DNA glycosylase, producing MAESDTVAGRILATIHPSWRNELDASAVESAAEWTAARLTEGEPVQPAPENIFRALSRSVSETRVLILGQDPYPTPGHAVGLSFASTPKTRPLPKSLVNIYTEYESDLGLPRPGSADLSPWTDAGVMLLNRVLTVRAGAANSHRGYGWEDITGAVVKHLAERPMVAILWGKQAQDMAGVVGRDRCILSPHPSPLSAYRGFFGSRPFTRANELLEAQGASPVNWDLSGQRDGSSCGEEASC from the coding sequence TTGGCTGAATCCGACACTGTCGCCGGGCGGATTCTCGCGACGATCCATCCATCCTGGCGCAATGAACTCGACGCTTCGGCCGTCGAGTCCGCGGCGGAGTGGACCGCCGCCAGGCTCACGGAGGGGGAGCCCGTCCAGCCTGCGCCGGAGAACATCTTCCGTGCGTTGTCGCGTTCCGTCTCCGAGACCCGGGTGTTGATCCTCGGACAGGACCCGTACCCCACGCCCGGCCACGCGGTGGGACTGTCTTTCGCATCGACACCGAAAACACGGCCTTTACCGAAGTCACTGGTGAATATCTACACCGAGTACGAATCTGACCTGGGCCTGCCACGTCCCGGCTCCGCTGACCTGTCACCGTGGACCGATGCCGGGGTCATGCTGCTCAACCGGGTGCTCACCGTGCGGGCCGGTGCTGCGAACAGTCACCGCGGCTACGGATGGGAGGACATCACCGGGGCAGTGGTGAAGCACCTCGCGGAACGTCCGATGGTGGCTATCCTTTGGGGAAAGCAGGCGCAGGATATGGCCGGCGTGGTCGGACGCGACCGGTGCATCCTGTCGCCGCACCCGTCACCGTTGTCGGCGTACCGGGGGTTCTTCGGCTCGCGACCGTTCACCAGAGCCAATGAGCTTCTCGAAGCGCAGGGTGCTTCCCCGGTTAACTGGGACCTCTCCGGTCAACGCGACGGCTCCTCTTGCGGTGAGGAGGCGTCATGCTGA
- a CDS encoding DAK2 domain-containing protein produces MLTGAHVASWAEQAAAGLARHKDEINELNVFPIPDSDTGSNMTATMESAVDRMHQDHGDARSAAVTRTSVADIAGSLAAGAVTGARGNSGLVLSQFLRALADSAAASHRDELPVSALPGMLHRAEKLVRRAVSVPVEGTIITVLHAAAEQASESLESADPRESVTADDVVRATRDAAMEALAATTTQLPELASAGVVDAGGRGLVVILDALVDALSEKEPAPSHGGDGSGKAADDVDDGQHAGRSDRAPVAEIEVMFTYQADDRLLDELREQLNLRGNSVVIVPGETSGTWRVHVHTTDAGPLIELAYSTGVISDLVLEVLPLVDTPEPPRATAPVLALAPEGGLRDMFAGAGATAGDTQTIIAEFERRGTGCIVLTNGQDTTELFGRLSSSTGEATVVDTESFVGGLAALAVYSPTADLDENAEEMADAVSAQRWRETDGGPDALSDLVEDLLADGGELVTVLYDGPGDEQDTIGDPVADMIESLRTAHPAVEVHCYRVPGLGTGAQVGVE; encoded by the coding sequence ATGCTGACGGGTGCGCACGTCGCCTCCTGGGCGGAGCAGGCCGCAGCTGGCCTGGCCCGCCACAAGGACGAGATCAACGAACTCAATGTCTTTCCGATCCCCGATTCCGACACCGGGTCGAATATGACCGCAACGATGGAGTCCGCGGTTGATCGTATGCATCAGGACCACGGGGATGCACGCTCCGCCGCTGTGACCCGGACCAGCGTCGCAGATATCGCCGGGTCCCTGGCAGCAGGAGCAGTCACCGGGGCCCGCGGTAACTCGGGTCTTGTGCTGAGCCAGTTCCTCCGGGCACTGGCGGATTCTGCGGCGGCCTCACACCGGGACGAGCTGCCGGTCTCAGCGCTTCCAGGAATGCTGCACCGGGCGGAGAAACTCGTGCGTCGGGCGGTGTCGGTGCCTGTCGAGGGGACGATCATCACGGTCCTGCACGCAGCGGCTGAACAGGCGTCGGAGAGCCTGGAGTCCGCAGACCCCCGGGAATCGGTCACGGCTGACGACGTTGTCCGGGCCACCCGCGACGCTGCCATGGAGGCGCTTGCAGCAACCACCACCCAGCTTCCGGAACTCGCGTCCGCCGGAGTCGTCGATGCCGGCGGACGGGGGCTGGTGGTGATCCTCGACGCGCTGGTTGATGCGCTGTCCGAGAAGGAGCCGGCGCCATCCCACGGTGGAGACGGTTCCGGCAAGGCCGCCGACGATGTCGATGACGGGCAGCACGCAGGTCGTTCCGACCGGGCCCCGGTCGCCGAGATCGAGGTCATGTTCACCTACCAGGCAGATGATCGTCTGCTTGATGAACTGCGTGAACAGCTTAACCTGCGGGGAAACAGCGTGGTGATTGTACCTGGAGAGACCAGTGGGACGTGGCGGGTGCACGTGCACACCACCGACGCCGGCCCCCTGATCGAGCTGGCGTACAGCACCGGTGTGATCAGCGATCTCGTCCTGGAGGTCCTGCCCCTGGTCGATACTCCCGAGCCGCCACGGGCAACCGCCCCTGTTCTGGCCTTGGCTCCGGAGGGCGGTCTACGCGACATGTTCGCCGGTGCCGGGGCGACGGCCGGTGACACCCAGACAATCATTGCCGAGTTCGAGCGTCGGGGCACCGGCTGCATTGTGTTGACCAATGGGCAGGACACCACCGAACTCTTCGGTCGCCTGTCTTCCTCGACGGGAGAGGCAACGGTGGTTGACACCGAGTCCTTCGTGGGGGGCCTGGCCGCGCTGGCGGTCTACAGTCCCACCGCTGACTTGGACGAGAATGCCGAGGAAATGGCTGATGCGGTGTCCGCACAGCGGTGGAGGGAGACCGACGGTGGGCCCGATGCGCTCAGCGACCTCGTTGAGGACCTCCTCGCCGACGGGGGAGAGCTGGTCACCGTCCTCTACGACGGTCCCGGAGACGAACAGGACACCATCGGCGATCCGGTCGCCGACATGATCGAGTCGCTCCGTACAGCCCACCCGGCGGTAGAGGTGCACTGCTACCGTGTCCCCGGGCTGGGAACCGGGGCGCAGGTCGGGGTGGAGTAG
- a CDS encoding ATP-dependent DNA helicase RecG has translation MLGWDDPRPLSLVISPARARKLAGKPGLATLGQALMNFPTGYVHTSGTGAMNGDDTEIVHGEVWTDALIEGELLTCLGEVTWAQLQDNRARKGPREILAFRFRVNGEDFSSALFGAARSHQPFITVGAKLMLSGKLKLFRDEWQLRNPSYITLHPGPGPDGKQLEGEAYEAAFGAFGPLETIVEVAGGMRAAQEMLSVPWLPTYPRRTGTTGAEVLAVTGHVLEAMGRPSDMLPAPTEVTGAPVWPEIDGHPLVDFATALHDIHRPPEDGPQAARTRLIFNEALALQLVMALRRADTTTRQGRAVVDIEDESHYSALVRALPYELTDAQQSALDTIGQSMGTDTPMSMLLQGDVGSGKTVVALLAMLRVVDSGAQCAFLAPTEVLAAQHYKTLTGLLQGTGVTVSLLTGSQPVSERRDTLLDIISGTTDIVIGTHAVIQDAVEFYDLGIVVVDEQHRFGVRQRDKLREESPIDRTPHLLVMTATPIPRTVAMTMFGDLAVCTLDTSPIGRGVVQSHVVPMWKPSWVDRLFAVIREQVEDGHRVFIVVPKIEGFGGVDNVADRLEIGPLQGLKIGRLHGKMSEKTEVMEDLASGEIDVLVSTTVVEVGVDIPEATVMVVMDAENFGVSQLHQLRGRVGRGTDASLCFLTTMINPEAEETTPAAVASYRRLEAVAATTDGFALAELDLQTRTEGDVLGESQSGARVRRARLLNLATDGEIVAEARRYAEDLVRYDEALARALVADFTEGDQEYIERS, from the coding sequence ATGCTCGGGTGGGACGATCCGCGGCCGCTGAGCCTGGTCATCTCCCCGGCGCGTGCCCGGAAGCTCGCCGGCAAGCCCGGGTTGGCGACTCTCGGCCAGGCACTGATGAACTTCCCGACGGGATACGTCCACACCAGTGGGACCGGAGCGATGAACGGTGATGACACCGAGATCGTGCACGGCGAGGTCTGGACCGATGCCCTCATCGAGGGTGAGCTCCTGACCTGTCTCGGCGAGGTTACCTGGGCCCAGCTGCAGGACAACCGGGCGAGAAAAGGCCCCAGAGAGATCCTCGCTTTCCGCTTCAGGGTGAACGGGGAGGATTTCTCTTCCGCGTTGTTCGGTGCCGCCCGGAGCCACCAGCCGTTCATCACCGTGGGCGCGAAACTGATGCTCTCCGGCAAGCTCAAGCTGTTCCGGGACGAGTGGCAGCTGCGCAACCCTAGCTACATCACCCTGCACCCCGGGCCCGGTCCGGACGGCAAGCAGCTTGAAGGGGAAGCCTATGAGGCGGCTTTCGGCGCATTCGGCCCGCTGGAGACCATCGTCGAGGTCGCCGGGGGAATGCGTGCCGCTCAGGAGATGCTGTCGGTCCCGTGGTTGCCGACCTATCCACGCCGGACCGGCACCACCGGGGCTGAGGTCCTCGCCGTCACGGGCCATGTTCTCGAGGCCATGGGACGCCCGTCGGATATGCTGCCTGCACCGACAGAGGTTACCGGTGCACCGGTATGGCCGGAGATCGACGGTCACCCGCTCGTGGATTTCGCCACCGCGCTCCACGACATCCACCGCCCGCCCGAGGACGGACCGCAGGCCGCCCGGACCCGTTTAATCTTCAATGAAGCACTCGCATTGCAGCTCGTCATGGCGCTTCGCAGGGCGGACACCACGACACGGCAGGGGCGCGCAGTAGTCGATATCGAGGACGAGTCGCACTATTCAGCCCTGGTCCGGGCCTTGCCGTATGAGCTGACTGACGCTCAGCAGTCAGCGCTCGACACCATTGGCCAGTCGATGGGTACTGATACGCCGATGAGCATGCTGCTGCAGGGTGACGTCGGGTCGGGCAAGACGGTTGTTGCCCTGTTGGCGATGCTGCGCGTCGTCGACTCCGGAGCCCAGTGTGCGTTCCTGGCACCCACCGAGGTGTTGGCGGCACAGCACTACAAGACGCTGACCGGGCTGCTCCAGGGAACGGGGGTGACGGTGTCTCTGCTCACCGGATCCCAGCCGGTGTCCGAGAGGCGTGACACGCTGCTCGACATCATCTCCGGTACCACCGACATTGTCATCGGTACTCACGCGGTGATCCAGGATGCGGTGGAGTTCTATGACCTGGGCATTGTCGTGGTCGACGAGCAGCACCGCTTCGGCGTGCGGCAACGCGACAAACTACGCGAGGAGTCGCCTATCGACAGGACTCCGCATCTGCTGGTGATGACGGCGACGCCGATACCCCGCACCGTGGCGATGACGATGTTCGGGGATCTGGCGGTCTGCACTCTCGACACCTCGCCGATCGGACGCGGTGTGGTGCAGTCCCACGTCGTCCCGATGTGGAAGCCCTCCTGGGTTGACCGGCTTTTCGCCGTGATCCGGGAGCAGGTCGAGGATGGTCACCGCGTCTTCATCGTGGTGCCGAAGATCGAGGGTTTCGGAGGGGTGGACAATGTTGCTGACCGACTCGAGATCGGTCCCTTGCAAGGGTTGAAGATCGGGCGACTCCACGGAAAGATGTCGGAGAAGACCGAGGTCATGGAGGACCTGGCCAGTGGAGAGATCGACGTTCTGGTGTCGACCACCGTCGTCGAGGTCGGGGTGGACATACCCGAGGCAACGGTCATGGTCGTCATGGACGCTGAGAATTTCGGCGTCAGTCAGCTTCATCAGTTACGGGGACGCGTCGGTCGTGGCACAGATGCCTCGTTGTGCTTCCTGACCACCATGATCAACCCGGAGGCGGAGGAGACCACCCCGGCTGCCGTGGCGTCTTACCGACGTCTCGAGGCCGTCGCCGCGACCACCGACGGTTTCGCGCTCGCCGAACTGGACCTGCAGACGCGGACCGAAGGCGACGTTCTCGGTGAGAGCCAGTCGGGGGCGCGGGTGCGGCGCGCCCGCCTGCTCAACCTGGCCACTGACGGAGAGATCGTGGCCGAGGCCCGCCGCTACGCCGAGGACCTCGTGCGCTATGACGAGGCACTGGCCAGGGCCCTGGTGGCAGATTTCACCGAGGGCGACCAGGAGTACATCGAGCGGAGCTGA
- a CDS encoding biotin/lipoyl-containing protein, whose translation MDIHAPFAGIVRFAVADGQNVATGDRLAVVEATKLESAVDAPGPGVVHRGAVEDFARIDGGDLLLSLGEG comes from the coding sequence ATGGACATTCACGCCCCCTTTGCCGGGATCGTCAGATTCGCTGTCGCGGACGGCCAGAACGTCGCCACCGGCGACCGGCTCGCCGTTGTCGAAGCCACCAAACTCGAAAGCGCCGTGGACGCACCGGGCCCCGGTGTCGTGCACCGTGGGGCGGTCGAGGATTTCGCCCGCATCGACGGCGGCGACCTGCTGCTGAGTCTTGGGGAGGGCTGA
- a CDS encoding RsmD family RNA methyltransferase, which translates to MTRIISGTARGRKLRVPAGVTRPTADRAREGLFSSLQVRFGFEGEVVLDLFAGSGALGLEAGSRGAAEVTLVDDNHRACETIRANAAVVGHPKVHVIESKASSFLATAPHNRFTMVLADPPYELTDDAVDEMVAALVPTLMKDAVVVVERHVESDEVTWPHGFEKTNQKLKKRTYGIARMDMAIWRGAA; encoded by the coding sequence GTGACACGTATTATCTCCGGCACCGCCCGCGGACGAAAGCTCCGTGTGCCGGCCGGTGTCACACGACCGACCGCCGACCGCGCCAGGGAAGGCCTTTTCTCCTCCCTGCAGGTCCGTTTCGGCTTCGAGGGGGAGGTGGTCCTGGACCTTTTCGCGGGTTCTGGCGCGCTCGGGCTCGAAGCAGGCTCGCGCGGGGCAGCCGAGGTGACCCTGGTCGACGACAACCACCGGGCATGCGAGACCATCCGGGCCAACGCTGCCGTGGTCGGTCATCCTAAGGTGCACGTCATTGAATCGAAGGCGTCCAGTTTCCTCGCTACCGCCCCACACAACCGGTTCACGATGGTTCTGGCCGATCCTCCGTATGAGCTCACCGACGACGCAGTCGATGAGATGGTTGCTGCGCTGGTGCCGACCTTGATGAAGGATGCCGTGGTCGTCGTCGAGCGCCATGTCGAGTCCGACGAGGTCACATGGCCGCACGGGTTCGAGAAGACCAACCAGAAACTGAAGAAGCGAACCTACGGGATCGCCCGCATGGACATGGCGATCTGGCGGGGGGCCGCCTGA
- the coaD gene encoding pantetheine-phosphate adenylyltransferase, which produces MRVCCPGSFDPVTNGHLDIFTRAARNFDEVTVLVTYNPNKSGLFTAEERMTLIREALDASGVPEAGRITVDTWDRLLVDYLTDNNIPAMVKGLRSSLDYEYELPMAQMNQRLSGVETFFLLTNPEYGYVSSTICKEVAKYGGDVSGLLPENVAAAVATKYGN; this is translated from the coding sequence ATGCGAGTCTGCTGCCCCGGGTCGTTCGACCCCGTCACCAACGGTCACCTCGACATCTTCACGCGTGCTGCGCGGAACTTTGATGAGGTGACTGTCCTGGTCACTTACAATCCGAATAAATCCGGTCTGTTCACCGCGGAAGAGAGGATGACGCTGATCCGTGAGGCGCTCGACGCCAGCGGTGTGCCGGAGGCCGGGAGAATCACGGTGGATACCTGGGACCGGCTCCTGGTGGATTATCTCACCGACAACAACATCCCGGCGATGGTCAAGGGACTGCGCAGCTCCCTCGATTACGAGTACGAGTTGCCGATGGCGCAGATGAACCAGAGGCTCTCCGGGGTGGAGACCTTTTTTCTGTTGACGAATCCAGAGTACGGTTACGTCTCCTCGACAATCTGCAAGGAAGTTGCCAAGTACGGCGGTGACGTCAGCGGCCTGCTGCCGGAGAACGTCGCCGCCGCGGTGGCCACCAAGTACGGCAACTGA
- a CDS encoding ATP synthase F0 subunit B: MYKTFQGLDDLQNMVDQAYGVPMTSNCMVPRREVQDLLDEVRTAIPVEMDDAQDVLDHRDGIIANAEDEADTLVRDAEAQRDRILEEARRQAEDMVNDAEERAHSTVARAESEADRLVSDARAEYEQTTSRAEAEAERLVTAGNESYDRSVNEGIAEQQRLVGESEVVRVAEEEARRIVESAHSDSDRLRRECDHYVDSTLAQFEESLTGTLRTVSRDRSALRKGAGVSGVRHGDNGGRDTARREPRGEYREEYRDGYRD; encoded by the coding sequence ATGTACAAGACTTTCCAGGGCCTCGATGATCTCCAGAACATGGTTGACCAGGCGTACGGCGTTCCCATGACGTCCAACTGCATGGTCCCGCGCCGCGAGGTCCAGGACCTGCTGGACGAGGTCCGCACCGCTATCCCGGTCGAGATGGACGATGCCCAGGACGTCCTCGACCACCGTGACGGCATCATCGCCAACGCTGAGGACGAGGCGGACACTCTGGTCCGCGACGCTGAGGCACAGCGGGACCGTATCCTCGAGGAGGCACGTCGTCAGGCCGAGGACATGGTCAACGACGCTGAGGAACGTGCCCACTCCACGGTGGCACGTGCTGAATCCGAGGCGGACCGTCTGGTGTCCGATGCCCGCGCGGAGTACGAGCAGACCACCTCACGCGCCGAGGCAGAGGCCGAGCGTCTCGTCACGGCAGGCAACGAGTCCTACGACCGGTCAGTCAACGAGGGCATCGCCGAGCAGCAGCGGCTTGTCGGCGAGTCGGAGGTCGTGCGCGTCGCGGAAGAGGAAGCCCGCCGGATCGTGGAGTCAGCACACTCCGACTCCGACCGGCTGCGGCGCGAGTGCGACCACTACGTAGATTCCACGCTCGCTCAGTTCGAGGAATCGCTCACCGGGACGCTGCGCACCGTTTCCCGTGACCGGTCGGCCCTGCGCAAGGGGGCAGGAGTGTCCGGCGTCCGGCATGGCGACAACGGGGGACGGGACACTGCACGGCGGGAGCCGCGTGGTGAGTACCGAGAGGAGTACCGGGACGGCTACCGGGACTGA
- a CDS encoding YceD family protein → MSNDPFLLDVREPLVSVGAPHHVTTSGAAPVRLGGEMLGVAEGAQVEVVADITNLGPSLLVDATAHARVTGQCSRCLSEISQDVSLHVSDVFGTTPDFISGDDAEEGDEPHLVQDDRVDITQLLVDEAGLNLPFNPVCEDYGQACSDATPAPDGISGEEEVVDPRWAALADKFPGVGQGASSDSEEDD, encoded by the coding sequence GTGAGTAACGATCCTTTTCTCCTTGATGTCCGAGAGCCGCTCGTGTCCGTGGGCGCACCGCACCATGTGACGACTTCCGGGGCCGCTCCGGTCCGCCTGGGCGGTGAAATGCTCGGTGTTGCTGAGGGGGCGCAGGTCGAGGTCGTGGCCGACATCACCAACCTGGGGCCGTCCCTCCTGGTGGACGCCACGGCACACGCGCGGGTCACTGGCCAGTGTTCCCGTTGCCTCAGTGAGATCAGTCAGGACGTCTCGCTCCATGTCAGTGACGTCTTCGGGACGACCCCCGACTTCATTTCCGGGGATGATGCCGAAGAGGGCGATGAGCCCCACCTGGTGCAGGACGACCGGGTGGACATCACCCAGCTGCTCGTGGATGAGGCAGGCCTGAACCTGCCGTTCAACCCGGTGTGTGAGGACTACGGGCAGGCCTGCTCCGACGCGACGCCGGCACCTGACGGCATATCCGGCGAGGAGGAGGTCGTCGACCCGCGGTGGGCCGCACTCGCCGACAAATTCCCCGGTGTGGGGCAGGGCGCTTCGTCGGACTCGGAGGAGGATGACTGA
- the rnc gene encoding ribonuclease III codes for MARKRRLTGEAALDAAYSKTDHTPLLEAWGVDLPDDMLRLALSHRSFANENGNLPNNERLEFLGDAVLGLSVAEQLYVQFPERSEADISKMRAGVVNMYALADVARELGMGDNILLGRGEMLTGGSDKHSILADSVEAMLGAIYLVHGFETARRAVLRIFEDRITTAPSTGLTMDWKTVLLEKLSDLRIPGDPAYASAAEGPAHDQTFHATVTIGDTVRGQGTGHTKKEAEHNAAREAYRALS; via the coding sequence ATGGCACGCAAACGCCGTCTCACCGGTGAGGCTGCACTCGACGCCGCTTACTCGAAGACCGACCACACCCCACTGCTCGAAGCATGGGGCGTGGATTTGCCGGATGACATGCTCCGGCTGGCACTCTCGCACCGCTCCTTCGCGAATGAGAACGGCAACCTGCCTAATAATGAGCGACTGGAGTTCCTCGGGGACGCCGTGTTGGGGCTCAGTGTCGCAGAACAGCTCTACGTGCAGTTCCCGGAACGTTCGGAGGCGGACATCTCCAAGATGCGTGCCGGAGTGGTCAACATGTACGCCCTGGCGGATGTCGCCCGGGAGCTCGGCATGGGCGACAACATCCTGCTGGGACGCGGCGAGATGCTCACGGGTGGCAGCGACAAGCACTCGATCCTCGCGGACTCGGTGGAAGCGATGCTCGGTGCGATCTATCTCGTCCATGGCTTCGAGACGGCACGGCGGGCCGTGCTCCGGATCTTCGAGGACCGTATCACCACTGCACCGTCCACCGGCCTGACAATGGACTGGAAGACGGTGCTGCTGGAGAAGCTCAGCGACCTTCGGATCCCCGGCGACCCGGCATACGCTTCTGCCGCCGAGGGGCCGGCACACGACCAGACATTCCATGCCACGGTCACCATCGGCGACACCGTGCGTGGGCAGGGAACCGGCCACACGAAGAAGGAAGCGGAACACAACGCCGCCCGCGAGGCCTACAGGGCCTTGAGCTGA